In one window of Thermovenabulum gondwanense DNA:
- a CDS encoding sodium-dependent transporter encodes MTEKREEWGSRIGFILASIGMAVGTGNIWRFPRMVGTNDGGAFLVAYLIANLVWAAPLIMLELVIGKNTRLGTIGAFRDFMGRKFTWIGAWIGFTCIAIMFYYAVILGWALRYFVYAVTGAFKVGMDSEALWNSFIHNPSQTILFQFIAVLIGGYIVYRGVQGGLEAANKIMIPSLFVSLLIAAIWAIMQPGSALGLQYMFVPKWASLGNPKVWLNAFAQSSWSTGAGWALMLTYANYMREKDDIGVNSMMIVFGDACGAMLGGLAVLPTVFALSATPQAAMDALKAGNTGLTFIYLAKLFPTMPGGQIVAAVFFLALSLAALSSLLPMFEVGVKNFIDAGYDRKKATLIVSVGGFILGIPSAYSATFLDNQDWVWGVGLLISGLLFAIAAYKYGIEKIRTEIINKTSDIYVGRWWTYCIALFPVMFAILFGWWVVQAISWYPDNWWNPFETFSVGTMVVQWVISAVVWLALNNWLADWIKAKSPYISVDITKSAAKEAK; translated from the coding sequence ATGACGGAAAAGCGCGAAGAATGGGGTAGCCGAATAGGTTTTATTCTGGCTTCCATAGGTATGGCGGTGGGCACCGGTAATATCTGGCGATTCCCCCGAATGGTAGGTACCAACGACGGAGGAGCTTTCCTGGTAGCCTACCTGATAGCAAACTTAGTATGGGCCGCACCCTTAATCATGTTAGAACTTGTAATAGGTAAAAATACACGGCTGGGGACAATCGGTGCCTTCAGGGACTTTATGGGAAGAAAGTTCACCTGGATAGGTGCATGGATTGGATTTACGTGCATTGCTATAATGTTTTATTATGCCGTCATTCTTGGATGGGCATTGAGGTATTTTGTATATGCTGTTACCGGAGCTTTTAAGGTAGGAATGGATTCGGAAGCTCTGTGGAACAGCTTTATCCACAATCCATCTCAAACAATCTTATTTCAGTTTATTGCGGTTTTAATAGGCGGCTATATAGTTTACAGAGGAGTTCAGGGCGGGCTCGAAGCCGCAAATAAAATAATGATTCCTTCACTATTTGTATCGCTCCTGATTGCTGCCATATGGGCTATTATGCAGCCGGGATCTGCCCTTGGCTTGCAGTACATGTTCGTGCCCAAATGGGCATCTCTTGGTAACCCTAAGGTTTGGTTAAACGCCTTTGCCCAATCTTCCTGGTCTACCGGAGCAGGCTGGGCTCTTATGCTTACCTACGCTAACTACATGAGGGAAAAAGACGATATCGGCGTCAACAGTATGATGATAGTATTCGGAGATGCCTGCGGAGCAATGCTCGGCGGTTTGGCGGTTCTTCCTACTGTATTTGCCCTTTCGGCAACTCCTCAGGCTGCCATGGATGCATTAAAAGCTGGCAATACCGGCCTCACCTTCATATACTTGGCAAAACTCTTCCCAACCATGCCCGGAGGTCAAATTGTGGCCGCTGTATTTTTCCTTGCCCTTTCTCTGGCAGCTCTGTCATCTCTGCTTCCTATGTTTGAAGTGGGCGTGAAGAATTTCATAGATGCCGGGTATGACAGGAAAAAAGCGACTTTAATTGTCTCAGTTGGTGGATTTATACTGGGTATTCCTTCGGCTTACAGCGCTACATTCCTTGACAACCAGGACTGGGTATGGGGCGTTGGGCTATTAATCAGCGGTTTACTTTTTGCTATAGCTGCATATAAATACGGAATTGAAAAAATCAGAACTGAGATTATCAATAAAACCAGCGATATCTACGTTGGTCGCTGGTGGACCTACTGCATAGCCCTCTTCCCCGTAATGTTTGCAATACTTTTTGGATGGTGGGTCGTGCAGGCTATCAGCTGGTACCCCGACAACTGGTGGAACCCCTTTGAGACCTTCAGCGTAGGAACTATGGTGGTGCAGTGGGTAATTTCTGCAGTTGTCTGGTTGGCATTAAATAATTGGTTAGCGGATTGGATCAAAGCAAAGTCACCGTACATCTCTGTGGATATTACAAAATCCGCTGCTAAGGAGGCGAAGTAA
- the fbp gene encoding fructose-1,6-bisphosphate aldolase/phosphatase, which yields MSKITFSVIKADIGGFVGHSSVHPDLLKVAEKYLGEKGKDLLIDFKVSHVGDDINLIMTHKKGVDCEEVHKLAWDTFLECTRLAREYKLYGAGQDLLSDSFSGNIKGMGPGVAEMEFEERPSEPVIVFMADKTEPGAWNLPLYKMFADPFNTIGLIIDPKMHDGFIFEVMDTVENKLMKFSSPEEIYDLLVFLGAFNRYAVKAVYNKKGEPAAASSTQRMNLMAGRYVGKDDPVMIVRCQNGFPAVGEALEPFANPHLVSGWMRGSHFGPLMPVSLQDATPTRFDGPPRVVALGFQLSNGKLIGPQDFFADKGFDRARQKALEIADYMRSHGPFEPHRLPLDEMEYTTLPRVMEKLSQKNL from the coding sequence ATGTCAAAAATCACTTTTTCGGTAATAAAGGCGGATATCGGGGGATTTGTAGGGCACAGCAGTGTACATCCGGATTTATTGAAAGTTGCAGAAAAATATTTGGGAGAGAAAGGAAAGGATTTGCTGATAGATTTTAAAGTATCCCACGTGGGTGATGATATAAATTTGATAATGACCCATAAAAAGGGTGTGGACTGCGAAGAAGTACATAAACTCGCCTGGGATACCTTTTTAGAATGCACCAGATTAGCCAGGGAATATAAACTTTACGGAGCGGGACAGGATTTGCTTTCCGATTCCTTTTCGGGCAATATTAAGGGCATGGGTCCGGGAGTGGCGGAAATGGAATTTGAAGAGCGCCCCAGCGAACCCGTAATCGTCTTCATGGCAGATAAAACGGAACCGGGTGCATGGAACTTGCCGCTTTATAAAATGTTCGCTGATCCCTTCAATACCATCGGCCTTATAATAGACCCCAAAATGCACGACGGTTTTATTTTTGAAGTCATGGATACCGTCGAAAATAAACTGATGAAATTTTCAAGTCCCGAAGAAATATACGACCTTCTGGTCTTTCTGGGAGCCTTCAATAGGTATGCTGTAAAAGCGGTTTATAACAAAAAAGGAGAGCCGGCGGCAGCATCTTCAACTCAGAGGATGAACCTCATGGCGGGAAGGTATGTGGGGAAAGACGACCCGGTGATGATAGTCAGGTGTCAAAACGGTTTTCCGGCTGTAGGAGAGGCTTTAGAGCCCTTTGCCAACCCTCACTTGGTTTCCGGATGGATGAGGGGATCTCATTTCGGACCGCTAATGCCCGTATCGCTTCAGGATGCAACGCCTACGCGCTTTGATGGACCGCCAAGGGTAGTGGCTCTGGGATTTCAGCTATCTAACGGAAAACTAATCGGGCCTCAGGATTTCTTCGCGGATAAGGGTTTTGATAGAGCGCGCCAAAAAGCGCTGGAAATAGCGGATTATATGAGAAGCCATGGGCCTTTTGAACCCCACAGGCTTCCTTTAGATGAAATGGAATATACAACCCTTCCCCGGGTAATGGAAAAGTTAAGTCAAAAAAATCTATAA
- the pstA gene encoding phosphate ABC transporter permease PstA — MSPRLEDKLATFLLYILAALAVMFLLAIIFILLNAGIRVININFLISPPKAFQSGGGVGPQIANSFMILFLTLIFTVPIGMGAGIYLSEYAKENAITAVLRLSIETLSSLPSVIIGLFGLLVFVTTFGWGFSMISGAMTLTVLNLPLMTRITEEALRDVKRDLREASLALGATRWQTITRVVMVSAIPRLITGIILASGRIFGEAAALIFTAGMTSPKLTPDNFFNILRPAETLAVHIWKVNAEGLAPDARRIADGSSALLIIIIIAFNFLARSLTKKLYKRLTGA; from the coding sequence GTGAGCCCCAGGTTAGAAGATAAATTGGCAACCTTTTTATTGTACATCCTGGCAGCACTTGCGGTTATGTTTTTATTGGCGATAATTTTCATTCTCTTGAATGCGGGTATTAGGGTAATAAATATCAATTTTTTGATATCCCCTCCCAAGGCCTTTCAAAGCGGCGGAGGAGTAGGCCCTCAAATAGCAAATTCTTTTATGATTCTCTTTTTGACTCTGATATTTACTGTCCCCATAGGAATGGGAGCGGGCATATACCTTTCAGAATATGCTAAAGAAAATGCGATTACGGCTGTATTGAGGTTAAGTATTGAAACCCTGTCCAGCCTTCCTTCGGTTATAATAGGTCTTTTCGGACTGCTGGTGTTTGTAACCACCTTTGGGTGGGGGTTTTCAATGATTTCAGGGGCTATGACCCTGACGGTTTTAAATTTGCCGTTGATGACACGAATTACCGAAGAAGCATTGCGGGATGTTAAGAGGGATTTAAGGGAAGCAAGCCTTGCCCTGGGAGCGACAAGGTGGCAAACAATTACCCGGGTGGTAATGGTATCGGCAATACCCAGGTTAATCACGGGCATAATTCTTGCTTCGGGGAGAATTTTCGGAGAAGCCGCTGCTCTTATTTTTACAGCAGGGATGACATCTCCTAAATTAACCCCCGATAATTTTTTCAATATTTTAAGACCCGCGGAGACTTTGGCGGTTCATATCTGGAAGGTTAACGCCGAAGGACTTGCCCCTGATGCCAGGCGTATTGCGGATGGATCATCGGCTCTGTTAATTATTATAATTATTGCGTTTAATTTTTTAGCCAGGTCTTTAACCAAAAAGCTGTATAAAAGGCTTACCGGTGCATAA
- the pstC gene encoding phosphate ABC transporter permease subunit PstC produces the protein MKPKMMDKLGSFFAFFCALLSVLITIFILVFIFFKGIRTFTVDKISIFHFLFSANWNMENQNGQAGALAFLLGSISVSLLALLLSLPLSLGLSVFTAEISRKIGENFLQPVVEMFAGIPSVVYGWMGLSILVPIIRKSFGGTGFSLLAGGIVLGIMIFPTITSISVDTLKALPRDLREASLALGATRWQTIKHVLLPAALPGILTGVVLGLARAFGEALAVQMVIGNSVRIPDSLINPVHTLTSILTMEMGNTTWGTLWNDALWSIALLLLMISLFFIGLIRFFAKRRVFR, from the coding sequence ATGAAGCCGAAGATGATGGACAAACTGGGTAGTTTTTTTGCTTTTTTTTGCGCTTTGCTATCGGTACTTATCACTATTTTTATCCTTGTGTTTATTTTTTTTAAGGGTATTCGGACTTTTACGGTAGATAAAATATCAATTTTTCATTTTCTTTTCAGCGCAAACTGGAATATGGAAAATCAAAACGGACAGGCAGGAGCCCTTGCTTTTTTACTCGGTTCGATTTCGGTTTCTTTGCTTGCTTTGCTTTTAAGCCTGCCTTTAAGCCTTGGACTTTCCGTATTTACCGCAGAAATTTCAAGGAAGATAGGGGAAAATTTCCTTCAGCCGGTAGTGGAAATGTTTGCCGGAATTCCGTCGGTGGTTTACGGATGGATGGGGCTGAGCATTCTCGTGCCTATTATTAGAAAAAGTTTCGGAGGCACGGGCTTTTCTCTGCTTGCCGGGGGCATAGTACTTGGCATAATGATTTTCCCCACCATCACGAGCATTTCGGTGGATACCCTTAAAGCACTTCCCCGGGACCTCCGGGAAGCTTCGTTAGCCCTGGGAGCTACCCGATGGCAGACCATCAAGCACGTTTTACTTCCTGCCGCCCTGCCGGGGATATTGACCGGGGTTGTCCTGGGATTGGCCAGGGCTTTCGGAGAAGCTCTGGCGGTGCAAATGGTAATAGGCAACAGCGTGAGGATACCCGATTCCTTAATTAATCCGGTACACACGTTAACAAGTATTTTGACAATGGAGATGGGTAACACCACCTGGGGAACCCTTTGGAATGATGCCCTATGGTCCATTGCATTACTTTTATTGATGATTTCACTTTTCTTTATCGGTTTAATCAGATTTTTTGCAAAAAGGAGGGTTTTCCGGTGA
- a CDS encoding phosphate ABC transporter substrate-binding protein, whose product MPKKKIATIIALCLVGALILSACSGREKQGEKQNVSGTIIAAGSTAMQPLVEEAANQFMAKNPGIQVQVQGGGSGTGLKLVSDGTVQIGNSDVPAEDKLDKEKAKELIPHKVCVVGFAVIVNPAVKVDNLTKDQLIGIFTGKITNWKEVGGDDLKIVVINRPAGSGTRATFTKYALDGREETQGMALTQDSSGTVKKAVADTPGAISYIALSYVDSSVKVVKLDGVEPSKENIVEGKYPVWSYEYMYTKGEAAGVVKTFIDYMLGDEVKPIIEKLGYIPIGDMKVTR is encoded by the coding sequence ATGCCAAAGAAAAAAATTGCGACCATTATTGCTCTGTGTTTGGTTGGCGCACTGATTTTATCCGCCTGCTCCGGTCGGGAGAAACAGGGTGAGAAGCAAAATGTTTCCGGAACGATAATTGCAGCAGGGTCTACCGCAATGCAGCCATTAGTGGAAGAAGCGGCAAACCAGTTTATGGCAAAAAATCCGGGGATTCAGGTTCAGGTGCAGGGTGGAGGAAGCGGAACGGGTCTTAAACTTGTATCTGATGGGACGGTTCAAATTGGGAACTCGGATGTGCCGGCGGAGGATAAGTTAGATAAGGAAAAAGCCAAGGAACTTATACCGCATAAGGTATGCGTCGTAGGATTTGCGGTGATAGTAAACCCGGCGGTTAAGGTGGATAATTTGACAAAAGACCAGCTCATCGGTATTTTTACTGGGAAAATTACAAACTGGAAAGAAGTGGGAGGAGATGACCTGAAAATAGTAGTGATAAATAGACCTGCCGGTTCTGGAACCAGGGCAACGTTTACAAAGTACGCCCTGGATGGAAGGGAAGAAACCCAGGGGATGGCTTTGACTCAGGATTCCTCCGGTACGGTAAAGAAAGCCGTTGCGGATACTCCCGGTGCCATAAGTTATATTGCCCTATCGTATGTGGACAGCAGTGTAAAAGTCGTGAAACTCGATGGAGTGGAACCTTCCAAGGAAAATATTGTAGAGGGCAAATACCCCGTATGGTCCTATGAATATATGTACACTAAGGGGGAGGCTGCGGGAGTGGTAAAAACCTTTATCGATTATATGCTTGGCGATGAGGTAAAACCGATTATAGAGAAATTGGGGTATATACCTATAGGAGATATGAAGGTCACAAGATGA
- the guaA gene encoding glutamine-hydrolyzing GMP synthase, producing the protein MDLRESVIILDFGGQYSQLIARRVRESQIYCEILSYKTPVEDIMRKNPRAIIFSGGPASVYSENAPACDKRIFELGIPILGICYGMQLMCHLLGGKVKRAGVREYGRARLYVEEEDGIFYGLEDNFDVWMSHGDSIEVLPPGFKTLARTENTPHAAVSNGKNLFGVQFHPEVVHTTRGREILNNFLFGVAGCKGTWTMKAFIDEQVEKIKERVKDKKALCALSGGVDSSVAAVLTHKAVGDNLVCIFVDHGLLRKNEAENVVKIFKEKFNINLIAVDAKERFLKRLKGVTEPEQKRKIIGEEFIKVFEDEAKKLGSIDFLVQGTLYPDVIESGTETAAVIKSHHNVGGLPKDLKFELIEPLRDLFKDEVRKVGLKLGLPEEIIFRHPFPGPGLAIRVIGEVTEEKLNILREADAIVMEEMKKAGLYKDLWQAFAVLTDIKSVGVMGDERTYSYTVAVRAVNSEDGMTADWARLPYDVLDRISARIVNEVWGVNRVVYDITSKPPATIEWE; encoded by the coding sequence ATGGATTTGAGAGAAAGCGTTATCATTCTTGATTTTGGCGGGCAATACAGTCAGCTTATTGCAAGAAGGGTAAGGGAGTCACAGATTTACTGCGAGATATTGTCTTATAAAACTCCTGTAGAAGATATAATGCGAAAAAACCCCAGAGCCATAATTTTTTCCGGCGGACCGGCCAGCGTATATTCGGAAAATGCCCCTGCCTGTGATAAGAGGATATTCGAGCTGGGAATACCAATTTTAGGAATATGTTACGGGATGCAGCTGATGTGCCATCTACTGGGCGGTAAGGTAAAAAGAGCGGGAGTAAGGGAATATGGAAGGGCAAGGCTTTATGTGGAGGAAGAAGATGGTATTTTTTACGGTTTGGAAGATAATTTCGATGTATGGATGAGCCATGGCGATTCCATTGAAGTACTTCCTCCCGGTTTTAAGACCCTTGCGAGGACTGAAAATACTCCTCATGCGGCTGTAAGTAACGGTAAAAACCTTTTTGGTGTTCAATTTCATCCTGAAGTTGTGCATACCACCAGGGGCAGGGAGATATTGAATAACTTCTTGTTTGGTGTGGCAGGATGTAAGGGTACGTGGACCATGAAGGCTTTCATAGACGAACAGGTGGAAAAAATAAAGGAAAGGGTGAAGGATAAAAAAGCCCTTTGCGCTTTGAGCGGAGGGGTTGACTCGTCGGTAGCGGCTGTTTTAACCCATAAGGCTGTAGGCGATAATCTGGTATGTATTTTCGTCGACCACGGCCTTTTGAGGAAAAATGAAGCAGAAAATGTGGTAAAGATTTTTAAAGAGAAATTTAACATAAATCTCATTGCTGTGGATGCAAAAGAAAGGTTTTTGAAAAGGCTAAAAGGAGTTACCGAACCGGAACAAAAGAGGAAAATAATTGGAGAGGAGTTTATAAAAGTATTTGAAGATGAAGCGAAGAAGCTCGGCAGCATAGATTTTCTCGTGCAGGGGACCCTTTATCCCGACGTGATAGAAAGCGGCACCGAAACCGCGGCCGTAATAAAAAGCCATCACAATGTGGGAGGGCTTCCAAAGGATTTAAAATTTGAACTTATAGAACCTTTAAGAGATCTTTTTAAGGATGAAGTGAGGAAGGTGGGATTAAAACTCGGGCTCCCGGAAGAGATAATATTTCGGCACCCTTTTCCGGGCCCAGGCCTTGCTATAAGGGTTATCGGGGAAGTAACCGAAGAAAAGTTGAATATCCTGAGGGAAGCCGATGCAATTGTTATGGAAGAGATGAAAAAAGCCGGTCTTTACAAAGATTTATGGCAGGCTTTTGCGGTTTTGACGGATATAAAAAGTGTGGGAGTAATGGGAGATGAGAGGACATATTCTTATACTGTCGCCGTTCGGGCCGTAAATAGTGAAGATGGGATGACCGCCGACTGGGCGAGATTACCCTATGATGTTCTCGACCGAATTTCTGCAAGAATAGTAAATGAGGTGTGGGGTGTTAACCGGGTGGTTTACGATATTACCTCAAAACCGCCGGCGACCATAGAGTGGGAATAG
- a CDS encoding 5-formyltetrahydrofolate cyclo-ligase, whose protein sequence is MEKKEIRRKMIEMRDTQPKEIIKEKSRVILEKLFELNYYKKAKNIMFYVDTRNEVRTLDAIKKSIYLGKKVFVPKVINKCDMLAVRIKSLNELKKGHFGILEPVSGEMINPKELEVVVIPGVAFDKSGCRLGYGGGYYDRFLQNLKADAVKIALAFEFQILDELPKEEYDILMDIIITEKRIYFINKKDQYYLEEVY, encoded by the coding sequence ATGGAAAAGAAGGAAATAAGGAGAAAAATGATAGAAATGAGGGATACCCAACCAAAGGAGATCATTAAAGAAAAAAGCCGGGTAATCCTGGAAAAACTCTTTGAATTAAACTACTATAAAAAAGCAAAAAACATTATGTTTTACGTTGATACGAGAAATGAGGTTAGGACCCTGGATGCAATAAAAAAAAGTATATATTTGGGCAAGAAGGTTTTTGTACCGAAGGTTATTAATAAATGCGATATGCTGGCGGTAAGGATAAAAAGCCTGAATGAATTAAAAAAAGGGCATTTTGGGATATTAGAGCCCGTTTCCGGAGAAATGATAAACCCAAAAGAACTGGAGGTTGTGGTTATACCCGGAGTGGCTTTTGACAAAAGTGGTTGCAGGCTCGGATACGGGGGAGGGTATTACGATAGGTTCCTGCAAAACCTCAAGGCCGATGCGGTTAAAATTGCCCTTGCTTTTGAATTTCAAATTTTAGATGAACTTCCCAAGGAAGAGTATGATATACTTATGGATATTATAATAACCGAAAAACGGATTTATTTCATAAATAAAAAAGACCAATATTATTTAGAGGAGGTTTATTGA
- the nagB gene encoding glucosamine-6-phosphate deaminase — MKVIVVKDYAELSKKAALFVVEEITKKPDLVLGLATGNTPLGMYQELVRLFQKGKVDFSKVVTFNLDEYVGLSPEDKNSYHYYMFENFFKHINIPPENIHIPNGIADDIEEECRSYDEEILKYERIDLQILGIGINGHIGFNEPGDELITSTHVTELSEETRKANSKFFENPDEVPRFAITMGLGTIMKARKILLLASGREKAKIIAEFLGEESVSTKVPASFLLIHPDVTCIIDEEAAQLIKGQG, encoded by the coding sequence GTGAAAGTAATAGTTGTGAAGGACTATGCGGAATTAAGCAAAAAAGCGGCATTGTTTGTTGTGGAAGAAATAACGAAAAAACCTGACCTGGTGCTGGGTCTGGCTACCGGGAACACTCCTCTTGGAATGTACCAGGAACTGGTAAGGCTTTTCCAAAAGGGAAAAGTAGATTTTTCAAAAGTTGTCACATTCAATTTGGATGAATACGTAGGGCTCTCACCTGAGGATAAAAACAGTTACCATTACTATATGTTTGAGAATTTTTTCAAACATATAAACATTCCACCGGAAAACATACATATTCCCAACGGAATCGCTGATGATATAGAGGAGGAATGCAGAAGTTACGATGAAGAAATTTTAAAATACGAAAGGATTGACCTTCAAATTCTGGGCATAGGAATTAACGGGCATATAGGTTTTAACGAGCCCGGGGATGAATTGATTACTTCCACTCATGTTACGGAACTTTCTGAAGAGACAAGAAAGGCCAATTCTAAGTTTTTTGAAAACCCGGATGAAGTCCCGAGATTTGCCATTACTATGGGGCTCGGCACTATAATGAAAGCAAGGAAAATTCTTTTGCTGGCGAGCGGCAGGGAAAAGGCAAAAATTATTGCCGAATTCTTGGGGGAAGAATCTGTTTCCACAAAGGTTCCGGCGTCTTTCCTTCTTATTCATCCCGATGTTACCTGTATAATTGACGAAGAAGCAGCACAATTGATTAAAGGGCAGGGGTAA
- a CDS encoding GntR family transcriptional regulator, with the protein MIDKKSPIPVYFQLMNYIKEEIRTKKLKPGDLLPSEREYCEKFNISRMTVRQALKELEREGIIKRERGRGSFIASYPIEQEGIMSFTEIAQKEGLVATTRVLEFTKEKAKNCAKFLNIDEQEDVIKATRLRIADGIPVALETVYMWEKRVPGISMDKLTGSLHRVLREDYGINITKSKLTFFAVFPTLELMKTLDMKETIPLLKIESVYSREEPVYYEVSFYRSDLFKVTVNLTKNLKGE; encoded by the coding sequence ATGATAGATAAAAAAAGTCCGATTCCCGTCTACTTTCAATTAATGAATTACATTAAGGAAGAAATTAGAACAAAGAAATTAAAGCCCGGAGACCTTTTACCTTCGGAAAGGGAGTACTGTGAGAAATTTAACATAAGCCGGATGACTGTCAGACAGGCCCTGAAAGAACTGGAAAGGGAAGGGATAATAAAAAGGGAAAGGGGCAGGGGCAGTTTTATAGCTTCCTACCCTATTGAACAAGAAGGGATAATGAGCTTTACCGAAATAGCTCAGAAGGAAGGCCTGGTGGCTACTACCAGGGTGCTGGAATTTACTAAGGAAAAGGCTAAAAATTGTGCTAAATTTTTAAATATTGATGAACAGGAAGACGTGATTAAAGCCACAAGACTAAGAATAGCCGACGGGATTCCCGTTGCTCTCGAGACGGTTTATATGTGGGAGAAAAGGGTACCAGGTATAAGTATGGACAAATTGACGGGGTCTCTGCACAGGGTTTTAAGAGAAGATTACGGTATAAATATTACGAAATCGAAACTTACCTTTTTTGCTGTTTTCCCAACTCTTGAATTAATGAAGACCCTGGATATGAAAGAAACGATTCCCTTGTTGAAAATTGAGAGTGTATATTCAAGAGAAGAGCCGGTATATTATGAAGTATCCTTTTATAGATCCGACCTTTTCAAAGTAACGGTGAATTTGACTAAAAATCTGAAAGGGGAGTGA
- a CDS encoding ArsR/SmtB family transcription factor: MDKQEFKKKIEKTAEIFKALGHPARLCIVCKLLCKDCNVTELQDCLDLPQSTVSQHLAALKTKGIIKGKRAGVEVIYSVVNEDVKKIIKILLNLEENQQVLNSIDEIIKEQIEEY, from the coding sequence ATGGATAAACAGGAATTCAAAAAAAAGATTGAAAAAACCGCTGAGATTTTCAAAGCCTTAGGACACCCGGCAAGGCTATGCATTGTCTGCAAATTACTGTGTAAAGACTGCAATGTAACCGAGCTTCAAGATTGTTTGGATTTACCTCAATCTACGGTTTCCCAGCACCTTGCTGCATTAAAAACAAAAGGAATTATAAAAGGGAAAAGAGCCGGTGTTGAGGTTATTTATTCCGTAGTCAATGAGGATGTAAAAAAAATAATAAAAATCCTTCTCAATTTAGAGGAAAATCAGCAGGTACTAAATTCCATAGATGAAATTATAAAAGAGCAAATTGAAGAATATTAA
- a CDS encoding ATP-binding protein yields MKRRIIRINEEKCNGCGLCEKACHEGAIKVIGGKARLVSEDLCDGMGSCLVCPENAIEIIEAESQAQRKPLTNESINNEIINKNINLNSWPVQIHLIHPKAKFLANADLLIASDCTAFAYPNFHNDFLKNRVVLIGCPKLDDLESYIEKFKDILLNNDIKSITVIKMEVPCCNGMSYAVRKAMALSDKIIPYSEVTVSIDGKIIN; encoded by the coding sequence ATGAAGCGCAGGATAATAAGGATAAACGAAGAAAAGTGCAACGGATGCGGGCTCTGTGAAAAAGCCTGCCATGAGGGAGCAATAAAAGTTATCGGCGGTAAGGCAAGACTCGTAAGCGAAGACCTTTGTGATGGCATGGGAAGCTGTCTTGTATGCCCTGAAAATGCAATAGAAATAATAGAAGCGGAATCCCAAGCTCAAAGAAAGCCATTAACTAATGAATCAATAAATAATGAAATAATTAATAAAAACATCAACCTTAATTCCTGGCCGGTACAAATACACCTTATTCATCCAAAAGCAAAATTTCTTGCAAATGCCGACCTTCTTATAGCTTCGGACTGCACCGCCTTTGCCTATCCCAATTTTCACAATGATTTCTTAAAAAACCGGGTGGTTCTGATAGGATGCCCAAAATTGGACGACTTAGAAAGCTATATAGAGAAATTTAAGGATATATTATTAAATAACGATATAAAAAGTATCACGGTGATAAAAATGGAGGTGCCCTGCTGTAACGGAATGAGCTATGCAGTAAGGAAAGCAATGGCTCTCTCGGATAAAATAATACCTTATTCGGAAGTCACGGTTTCTATAGATGGTAAGATAATAAATTAA